Sequence from the Sphingobacteriaceae bacterium GW460-11-11-14-LB5 genome:
AAGCTGCACTGGTGCCTCATCAGCAGGTTTTATTTCAGGTATATTAACCGGGGCCTCAGTTTCTACCGTTGTTATTTCGCGTTTAATTTCAAAATGTAAAGCCGGAATAATAAAACTCAGCAACAGCGTAGCCAGCAAATAAAAGCGATTGATCTTAAAGAAAGTGAGTTTTCTTAAAACCACCAGGTAAAATCCGAAGAACAGTACCGTACAGGCGGTAACTTTAAGCAGATAGGTTAACCATTCCATAGCTATCATTAATTAACAACCACGTTTCGAAAAGGCAACAAAGCCATCTAAAATCAGATTGCTGATTTTTCGGATATTTTTCTCCTTATTAATGTAATCAAGGGTCTTACTGTTGGATATATTGCCAAGCTCGATTAAAACTGCAGGCACTTTAGATTCACGGAGTAATAAAAGGTTTGCATTTTTTAACGAATCTCTTACTTCCATTCCTTTAAGCTGCTTTAAATTGCTTAAAATTCCGGCACCCAGGTCTTCCGCTGTTTTAATATTGCTGTTCAGTTTAGAAACATAAACCTCAATACCACCGAAAGGCACTGCTTCATTTGCAACTGCTGCATTATGATGGATGGAAATAAATGCCATAGCCTCTTGTTTAGGCAAACGATCGCGAAGTGAGATAAATTCATCAGAAGTTCTCGTCAATACAACTTTAATCCCTCTTTTTTCTGCTTCTTCTTTAATGATTTTTACTGCCCTTAGATTCAGGTCTTTTTCCTTTTGACCATCCAGGGCGCTTACAGCTCCATCTTTCCCACCATGGCCGGCATCAATAACCAATATAGGTTCTACTTCATTAAAAGCAGGGTTTGGATTAACCTTAATCGTGCTGTTTAAGTAATTCATGGCATAAACATTTGGCTTTATCGGTGCATCTGCCGAGGCCTGTTTCCCATCCAATGTTTTCTCAACAATAATTTCTTTGCGGTTTATAAATGCCATGCAGCAAATCATTAAAACCGGAATAATGCCTAAATAAACAAGCTTTTGCAGCTTTGCGTTTGGTTCTTTGTACAACATCATGATTCTATTTTTTAGTGGAAGTTTACTAAAACTATTAATGGCTAATTTTTTAGCTGGCATAGCCAGATTTAAAAGTAAAGAAGCATAAACCTTCTTATCTGCAACTTTAGAAGTTTCACGGTCGGCCAGAAATTCGTGGTTATGATCAATGGCATTCCGCCAAAAATAAATAATGGGGTTAAACCAGAGGACTGCAGTTACGAGGTTAACTAAAAGTTTATCGAAAGCATGCCACTGTTTTACGTGGATCGATTCGTGTTTAATCACCAGGTTCTTCTCTTCCAACTGTAACGAGTCGTCGACAATAATCTGGTTAAAAAAAGAGCAGTTTTTTATGGTTGATTTACCATCGACCAAGATTACAGCTCCATTTCTATCTATCGCATGTTTGCGCAATTGAATCTGGATGCGTACCATCATCAAAAGCATTCTAAAAACAAGGGCGGCCAGAATTAAACAATAACCATACATCACTAGCTGGTTCCAGTTTATGTTAGTGTTAGTAGCATTGCCTTCATCTGCAAAATCCTGCTCTACAAAACCATCATTACTATACGCTATTTTTGAGGGAATCTCCTGACTGGCTACTGTTACTTCGTGGCGATTTTCGATGGTCACTGCCGGGATGCTAAAACTCAATACCAGCATCATTAATAAATAAGCACGGTTCAGGTTAAAAAACGTGAGTTTAGCCAGCAAGAACTGATAGGCCGCAAAGAAGATTACGGTACAGGCCGAAACCTTTAATAAGTAAATTAAAATCATGACTTCGAATCCTGGTTAATGATTTTTTTAATTTCTTCTATATCTTTTTCACTTAGTTTTTCTTCTTTTACCATAAAAGATAAAAGACTGGTTGGAGAATTATCAAAATAACCTGAAAATAATTTTGAAAAGGTAGTTTTGGCATATTCATCTTTGGTAATCGACGGAAAGTATTCGTAGGTTTTTCCATAAGCCTTATAATTAACATAACCTTTCTTTTCTAAAAGCCTCACAATTGATGAGATGGTATTATAAGGTGGTTTAGGTTCTTCTTCCAGCTCATCAATAATATCTTTCACAAATGCTTTTTGCAGTTTCCATAAAATCTGCATAATACGCTCTTCTGCTTTAGTTAATTCTTCCATACCCAAATCTATAACTTACTTTTCAGTTTTACAACTAAAAAACAAGTTGTATTACTGAAAAATCAGTTTAAAAAATTAATTAACTGATTTACAGATAAATAAAATACAAATTTCTTTTAATTAGCAAACGAAAAGATTGTAGTGATTGGCAACTGTAGCCCCGCCATTCGCTATAGCCCTCATAAAAAAATCGGGGCTACCGCTGCTGTCCCTTAGGTTTGAGAAAGATTATCAAAGAATTAAATTTGATAAAGGAAACCTTAAAAGCAGAGGTGAACTATGCTGCGATCCAGACTTACGATCTAGAACCTGTAACAGACCTCTGCTTTTTAGTTGAACAAGAACCATATAGAATTTTAGTCTAGCGGACTATTAAGGGATTCAGTTTTATTCAACTTTAGGATTTCCATTTCACTTAACCGTAAAGTTATGAATTATGAACTATTTGTTGGAATAGATATTTCCAAATCAACCATCGATGTTGCTGTTGTTACACAGGCCTGTTTCGACAAACCCCTTCACCATGTTTTTAAGAACAGCTATGATGGCTTTGGCCTAATGCTGGAATGGCTTTCCATACATGGTATCGCGCCCAAGAAGGTTCTTTTCTGTTGCGAGCATACAGGTATTTATATCTGCCCCATAACCAACTTTATGCATGCAAATGATTTATCTATATGGGTTGAAAACGGGCTGCACATTAAGCGTTCCATTGGACTTAAACGGGGGAAATCTGATAAGGCTGACGCACTGGCAATCGCAAGCTATGCTTTTTCAAATCAGCACAAAGCCCGTCCTTACCTCCTTCCTTCGGCAACAAGCTCAAAACTCAAACACCTGCTGGCACACCGCGAACAGTTGGTAAGACACCAGACCTCTTTTAAATGCACTTGCTCAGAGCTTAAAGGATTTGATAGGGAGAACGCTGGCTATTGCATAGCCGATAGCCAGGAAATGCTTGCCCTTTACGCCGAACGGATAAAAAAGGTAGATATCGAGTTGGCAGCCTTAATAACAGAGGACCAGGAACTAAACGAACAGTTCAGCCTTGTGCAGAGCGTGCATGGGATCGGAAAGCAGACGGCTATGTTTATCCTGATCCATACTGAAGCCTTCGCTGCATTTTCAGACTACAGAAAGTTTGCGAGCTATTGTGGAATAGTCCCATTTCCACATAGCTCGGGGACGAGTATACGAGGGAGAAACCGGGTAAGCAACCTCGCCAATAAAAAACTAAAGGCGTTACTGACCATGTGTGCGCTAAACACGATAAAAAAAGATAACGAATTCAAACGATACTATGATCGAAAAAAAGCTGAAGGAAAAAACGCTATGTGTGTACTGAATGTGATAAAAAATAAGCTACTGAGCAGAGCTTTTGCTGCTGTTAAAAGAGGTACGCCATACCTCCTGGAGCCTGCTGCATAAATCTAAAGTAATGCTTCTCAGAAAAAAAACTTTTTATTTGTATAAACCATAGAATACAGGTTTATTGAACAACGGTCTCTCACCATGGTGCAAAACACCAAACGTTCCTAACGGAACGAAAAAAAAACATAATTTTTTTTCTACCCAAGAGCCGTCCCGA
This genomic interval carries:
- a CDS encoding CopY family transcriptional repressor; amino-acid sequence: MEELTKAEERIMQILWKLQKAFVKDIIDELEEEPKPPYNTISSIVRLLEKKGYVNYKAYGKTYEYFPSITKDEYAKTTFSKLFSGYFDNSPTSLLSFMVKEEKLSEKDIEEIKKIINQDSKS